The Pseudomonadota bacterium genomic sequence GGAAATAGATCCGCGCTGCCATCGCCGAAGTCAGCCACGGGCGGCTCCAGCATGTGGCCCTCCGCGCTGTTCCCGCCCGGCGCCCGCCGTACTCGTGGCCGGTGGGGGCGTGCTGCCAGTTGCACGATGCGAGGGGGCCAGTGCGGGGGAAGGCAGTCGGCGGCGCGTCGCGCGCGTCCCGGCCTGGGTGGGGTCTCGGATGGGAGCGCGCGGCCCGTCTCCGAGCGCTAGGTGCTCTCCTGGGCTTGCTCGCGCATCTCCCGCGCGTGGGCGCGGGTGGTGGCGGTGATCTCCACGCCGCCTAGCATTCGCGCTAGCTCATCAACGGCTTCGTCGTGTGCCAGGGTTTCGAGGCGGGTGCTGGTCTGGCCGCCCTTCACCCGCTTGGTGACGCGCAGGTGATGATGGGCTTGGCTGGCCACCTGCGGCAGGTGAGTCACGCACAGCACCTGATGGGAGCCGCCGAGTTGGCGCAGGCAGCGCCCGACGATCTCGGCGACGCCACCGCCCACCCCCGTGTCCACCTCATCGAAGACCAGGCAGGGCACGAGGGAGCTCTCCGCGGCGACCACCTCGAGGGCCAGGGCAATGCGCGAGAGTTCGCCCCCGGACGCGACCTTGTCCAGGGGGCCTGGCGGTTGTCCGGGGTTGGTGCTGATCTCGAAGCCCACCTCGTCCAGGCCGTGAGAGGCAGGCGTGCCATCTTCCTGGAGGCGCAGACCGATCTGAAAGGCCGCGTTGGCAAGGCCCAGGGAGCGGATGATCTCCTCGGCCGTGCGCTGCACCTTCTTGCTGGCTTTGCGTCTGGCCTCGTGCAGGGTTCGGGCGGCCTTGCGGTAGGCACGATCGGCCTCATCGAGGCGAGCCTGCGCGTCGCGCAAGGTGCCCTCCATGTCCTGGCTGGCCGCGAGGCGAGCGCTGAGGCGGTCGAGGACGTCACCGAGCTCACGGCTGCGGACGCGGTGCTTTCGGGCCACGTCGTCGATCGTTCCCAGGCGCTGCTCCACCGCTGCCAGGCGCTCGGGGTCTGCGTCGATGTCGTTCAGGTAACGCTCGAGGGAGCCGATCGCTTCCGTTAGCTGAATCTGGGCTTCGTCGAGCACCTGGCCGATGTCGCCCAGGCGGGGGTCGACGTTAGCGGCCGCGGCGAGTTCGCGACTTGCCTGCGCGAGCCCTTGGCTGGCGCCGGAAGGCTCGCTCGTGAGCGCTGCGAGCGCTTGTTCGGCGTTGCGGATGACTTCGCCGGCGGATCCGAGCAGGCGCAACTCGGACTCGAGGCCTTCCACTTCGCCGTCCTGCAGGGCCAGGGCCTCGAGTTCGTTGACCTGGTGGCGCAGGAGTTCCAGCTCGCCTTCGCTCAGCGTGTGCTGCTGGGCGAGGAGGTCGTCGAGGGTGCTTTGGGCCTGACGCCAGGTGTCCCAGCGAGTGCGCACCTCGGCGGCCGGCTTTCCGAGCTTGCCAAGTGTGTCCAGGGCGCGCCGTTGGGTGGCTCGCTGCAGTAAGCCCTGGTTGGCCTGCTGGCCGTGGATGTTGAGGAGCTGCTGGCAGAACTCCGCCAGGGTCGCGGCGGGGACGCGGCTCGCGCCCAGATACGCTTGGGACCGGCCCGCAGCGGTGATCACGCGGCGGGCCACGCACTCGCCGTCTTCGACGGTGATGTCGTGGTCCTCGAGCCAAGCGGCGACGGCGCTGTCCGCCTGGATCGCAAAGCTGGCGGTGATCTCCGCCCGCTGGGCGCCGTGGCGGACCATCCCCGCGTCCGCCCGCCCGCCCGCGATCAGCCCCAAGGCGTCGACCAGGATGGACTTGCCCGCCCCGGTCTCGCCGGTCATCACGGTGAGGCCGGGCCCGAGTTCCAGTTGGAGCTCGTCGATGATCGCGAAGTGACGGATGTGCAGCTCTACGAGCACGCGCGCGTCCCGGGGCTAGACGTCGCCGGGGCGTGCGTGGCGACCGCGGCCCCAGCGCAGCTTCTGGCGCAGCATCTGGTAGTAGTCGTGGCGCGGCGGGTGGATGAGGGTGACGCGCTGTTCCGCCGCCCCGATGCGCAGGGACTCGCCGGGCCCCAGGCGGCCAAGGAGATGCCCATCGGTGGTGACCTGGGCGTCGCCCTCGCGCCGATGCCCGAGGCGCAGCTCCACGGTCTGCCCGCTCGGGATCAC encodes the following:
- the recN gene encoding DNA repair protein RecN, producing the protein MLVELHIRHFAIIDELQLELGPGLTVMTGETGAGKSILVDALGLIAGGRADAGMVRHGAQRAEITASFAIQADSAVAAWLEDHDITVEDGECVARRVITAAGRSQAYLGASRVPAATLAEFCQQLLNIHGQQANQGLLQRATQRRALDTLGKLGKPAAEVRTRWDTWRQAQSTLDDLLAQQHTLSEGELELLRHQVNELEALALQDGEVEGLESELRLLGSAGEVIRNAEQALAALTSEPSGASQGLAQASRELAAAANVDPRLGDIGQVLDEAQIQLTEAIGSLERYLNDIDADPERLAAVEQRLGTIDDVARKHRVRSRELGDVLDRLSARLAASQDMEGTLRDAQARLDEADRAYRKAARTLHEARRKASKKVQRTAEEIIRSLGLANAAFQIGLRLQEDGTPASHGLDEVGFEISTNPGQPPGPLDKVASGGELSRIALALEVVAAESSLVPCLVFDEVDTGVGGGVAEIVGRCLRQLGGSHQVLCVTHLPQVASQAHHHLRVTKRVKGGQTSTRLETLAHDEAVDELARMLGGVEITATTRAHAREMREQAQEST